One region of Nothobranchius furzeri strain GRZ-AD chromosome 16, NfurGRZ-RIMD1, whole genome shotgun sequence genomic DNA includes:
- the LOC107393015 gene encoding uncharacterized protein isoform X1, with translation MSKTNSHTLSAHSSASSNGSAAAKARARAEAAKARLSYAEEEINLKLEKAKLEASLKMLEYKKETAAAIAEAEALEAAADINSERRSCDLVLDSDPLETTQRTQQYVVDQSKVSETEHQRHENVTPIKTESFSSSHGVQICKEEDFHESRRVRFEHSSATPTQNLRSQNDYRGAFSSDYPISPNANYSNPNPNDFVRYLARRELVSTGLLQFNDKPHNYRAWKCSFLSATSGLDLTASEEMDLLLKWLGKESKEHAEQIRAIHVNHPGAGLDMIWERLDRTYGSTEAIEDSLFKRIDTFPKLGNRDYAKLTKLSDLLMELLSAKDEGDLPGLSFLDTAKGVNPIVQKLPFRLQEEWASAGASYKRREHVPYPPFTFFVEFVSQEASTANDPSFNFITQTDISHRTEKLAWQPNKHREISVCKMDVSSRASSDFSKFSSKLDDCDKVCLIHGKPHPLRKCRAFREKSIEERKMFLKEHNLCFRCCAASSHLARDCKVKVQCSVCKSERHDTALHPGPAPWIEVKDPAPDHGGEEVETLPQSDITAKCTKVCGGDMLDRSCSKICLVKVYPAGKREKAVKLYAILDEQSNRSLVGSQFFEVFGDRSPSAPYILRTCAGVKESSGRRASGYEVESLDGTVRIPLPSLTECKEIPNNRDEIPTPDIALHHAHVKSLAHLIPDLDPNAQIMLLLGRDVIRVHKVRKQVNGSHNQPYAQKLDLGWVVVGNVCLGSVHRPSAISSFYTNTTELQRPSIFNPCPNVFCVKERYSVTQVANHLPTCSEQESTCDVDHLGCNVFKRTKEDNQVAPSIQDASFMKIMKDGLQKDTNNSWVAPLPFKSPCQQLPNNKPQALKRLKSLIHNFERKPEMKEHFLSFMEQMFKNGHAELAPPLGEEEERWYLPTFGVYHPKKPKKIRIVFDSSARFNGVSLNDVLLTGPDLNNTLLGVLIRFRKEAVAFSADIEQMFYFFLVREEDRNFLRFLWFRDNDLSKDIVDYRMTVHVFGNSPSPAVAIYGLHQSVQVSEFQVDPDVKHFVMRDFYVDDGLKSLPTVEAAIDLLKKTQDVLSRSNLRLHKIAANKTEVMRAFPSRDYASDLKDLDLDADTVQMQRRLGLNWNLQTDCFVFSVSQETKPYTRRGVLSIINSLYDPLGFVAPVLIQGKTILRELTAENCDWDAPLPRDKEEAWTSWRASLTDLSSLMIPRPYTETSPSTAVNRELCVFSDASTKAIAAVAYLRVTNTAGNHHVGFVMGKAKLAPRPDHTIPRLELCAAVLAVELSDLISAELDLQLNAVTYYTDSKVVLGYICNETRRFYVYVSNRVLRIRRSSSPRQWRYVATNQNPADHATRSVAAGTLKDTNWLSGPKFLSKPEQDVPGITFDLVEPGSDPDIRPFVSTLSTATASKQLGSQRFTKFSSWRSLTRAIAHLKHIASCYNMITTNRLCKGWHLCKTGLSVEESTQASDIIIRSVQEEVYGEEIKCIMVHKEVPRSSPLKSLDPFIDAHGLLRVGGRLNYSSLAQSEKTPVIIPGNHHIATLLIRKYHEQVHHQGRLFTEGAVHSAGLWIVGGKRKVSSIIYRCVTCRRLRAPASCQKMASLPADHLSTDPPFTNVGLDVFGPWSVSARRTRGGLSHSKRWAVIFTCMSVRAVHIEVIESLDTSSFINALRRFLAVRGPVKSIRSDRGTNFVGACQALKIPSNIDHNGVKSYLSAQGCSWTFNPPYASHFGGTWERMIGLARRILDSMFLQLKGKLTHEVLVTFMAEVAGIINARPLVPVTTDPDNSFILTPAALLTQKVNCVPAPPGEFGPSDLYKHQWRQVQHLSNTFWDRWRKQFLPTLQSRRKWQSSNPNIKPGDVVLLKDSQVQRNKWPLGLITQTSQSKDGKVRQVEVKVIKPGGETLFVRPITEIVLLLAPNV, from the coding sequence ATGTCAAAAACGAACTCGCACACTCTTTCTGCGCACTCCAGTGCATCATCTAATGGGTCTGCGGCAGCCAAGGCACGAGCACGCGCAGAAGCAGCAAAGGCTCGTCTTTCTTATGCTGAGGAGGAAATAAACCTAAAACTAGAAAAGGCTAAATTGGAAGCCTCACTGAAAATGCTAGAATATAAGAAAGAAACTGCTGCAGCCATTGCGGAGGCAGAAGCGCTGGAAGCTGCAGCTGATATCAATAGTGAAAGACGTAGTTGTGACCTTGTACTAGATTCCGACCCTCTAGAAACAACTCAACGGACACAACAGTATGTTGTGGACCAAAGCAAAGTATCAGAGACAGAGCATCAGCGGCATGAAAATGTTACTCCAATAAAAACAGAGTCATTCTCCAGCTCACATGGAGTTCAGATCTGTAAAGAAGAAGATTTTCATGAGTCACGGCGAGTAAGATTTGAACATAGTTCTGCTACTCCAACCCAGAATCTCAGATCTCAAAATGACTATAGGGGTGCATTTTCCTCAGACTATCCCATTTCTCCTAACGCCAACTATAGCAACCCCAACCCAAATGATTTTGTGAGATATCTTGCACGCCGTGAACTTGTGTCTACAGGcttacttcaatttaatgacaagccACATAATTACAGAGCCTGGAAATGCTCATTTCTTTCTGCAACCAGTGGCTTAGATTTGACTGCGAGTGAAGAGATGGATCTTCTCTTAAAGTGGCTTGGTAAGGAGTCAAAAGAACACGCAGAGCAGATCAGAGCAATTCATGTTAATCATCCAGGAGCTGGGCTGGATATGATATGGGAAAGACTCGATAGAACCTATGGCTCAACAGAGGCAATAGAGGATTCTCTCTTTAAGCGCATTGACACGTTTCCAAAGTTAGGAAACCGAGACTATGCTAAGTTAACAAAGTTGAGTGATCTTCTGATGGAACTTCTTTCGGCTAAGGATGAAGGAGACCTACCTGGACTTTCATTCCTTGACACAGCAAAAGGTGTTAACCCAATCGTGCAGAAGCTCCCCTTTCGTCTGCAAGAAGAGTGGGCTTCAGCTGGTGCATCGTACAAACGGCGAGAGCATGTGCCATATCCGCCCTTTACCTTTTTTGTAGAGTTTGTTAGCCAGGAGGCTAGCACTGCCAACGATCCAAGCTTCAACTTCATCACTCAGACAGACATCAGCCACAGAACTGAGAAGTTAGCGTGGCAGCCAAACAAGCATAGAGAAATCTCAGTTTGTAAAATGGACGTATCCTCCAGAGCTAGTTCTGATTTTAGTAAATTCTCATCAAAGCTTGATGATTGTGATAAAGTATGCCTCATTCATGGGAAACCACACCCATTACGCAAATGTCGTGCATTCAGAGAAAAATCGATTGAAGAGCGCAAGATGTTCTTGAAGGAACACAATTTGTGTTTCAGATGCTGCGCAGCATCATCGCACCTTGCTAGGGATTGCAAGGTCAAAGTGCAGTGTTCCGTGTGCAAGAGTGAAAGGCACGACACAGCTCTGCATCCGGGGCCTGCACCTTGGATAGAAGTGAAGGACCCTGCTCCAGACCATGGCGGGGAGGAAGTTGAAACTCTGCCTCAATCGGACATCACCGCCAAATGCACGAAGGTTTGCGGGGGAGATATGTTGGACCGATCCTGTTCCAAAATATGCCTCGTGAAGGTATATCCAGCTGGGAAAAGAGAAAAAGCAGTAAAGCTGTATGCAATTTTGGATGAGCAAAGCAACAGGTCTTTAGTTGGCTCACAATTTTTTGAAGTGTTTGGTGACAGAAGCCCAAGTGCGCCGTACATACTGAGAACATGTGCAGGAGTAAAAGAATCATCAGGAAGGAGGGCAAGTGGATATGAGGTGGAATCTCTTGATGGGACAGTCCGTATTCCATTACCCAGTCTCACAGAATGCAAGGAAATCCCCAACAATAGGGATGAGATTCCAACCCCTGATATCGCTCTTCATCATGCACATGTAAAGTCACTGGCACACCTCATCCCAGATCTGGACCCAAATGCCCAGATCATGCTTCTCTTAGGGCGGGACGTTATCAGAGTACATAAAGTCCGCAAGCAGGTGAATGGTTCACACAACCAGCCCTATGCTCAGAAGTTAGATCTGGGGTGGGTTGTTGTGGGCAATGTGTGTCTCGGCAGTGTCCATAGGCCATCAGCAATCAGCTCCTTCTACACAAATACCACAGAGCTGCAGAGGCCATCTATCTTTAACCCGTGCCCCAATGTGTTTTGTGTTAAAGAAAGGTACAGCGTCACCCAGGTTGCAAACCATCTTCCAACATGTTCTGAACAAGAGTCCACCTGTGATGTTGACCATCTTGGATGCAATGTGTTCAAAAGGACCAAAGAGGATAACCAAGTTGCTCCTTCGATTCAGGACGCTTCATTCATGAAAATAATGAAGGATGGACTACAGAAAGACACAAATAACAGCTGGGTAGCCCCATTACCCTTCAAGAGTCCTTGTCAGCAGCTTCCTAACAACAAGCCTCAGGCACTGAAGCGTCTCAAGTCTCTCATTCACAACTTTGAGAGGAAGCCTGAAATGAAGGAACACTTCCTTAGCTTCATGGAACAGATGTTCAAAAATGGTCATGCAGAGTTGGCTCCTCCGTTGGGTGAGGAGGAAGAGCGATGGTATTTACCAACATTTGGTGTGTACCAtcccaagaaaccaaagaagatcAGAATAGTTTTTGACTCCAGTGCTCGATTCAATGGTGTGTCACTCAACGATGTGCTGTTGACGGGGCCTGACCTGAACAACACACTGCTGGGTGTATTGATTCGCTTTAGAAAGGAAGCTGTTGCATTCTCAGCAGACATAGAACAAATGTTCTACTTTTTCTTGGTCAGAGAAGAGGACAGAAACTTCTTGAGGTTTCTATGGTTCCGTGATAACGACCTCTCCAAAGACATCGTGGACTACCGCATGACAGTCCACGTGTTTGGGAATAGCCCCTCGCCTGCGGTGGCTATTTACGGCCTGCATCAATCCGTTCAGGTCAGTGAGTTCCAGGTTGACCCTGATGTAAAGCATTTTGTGATGCGAGACTTTTATGTAGATGATGGGTTGAAGTCTCTGCCTACAGTCGAAGCAGCTATCGACTTGTTAAAGAAGACACAGGATGTCCTCTCCAGATCTAACCTGAGGTTGCATAAGATTGCAGCAAACAAGACGGAGGTCATGAGAGCCTTTCCTTCAAGAGACTATGCAAGTGACCTTAAAGATCTTGACCTCGATGCAGACACAGTGCAGATGCAACGCCGTCTCGGGCTCAACTGGAACCTTCAAACAGATTGCTTTGTCTTCAGTGTCTCTCAGGAGACAAAACCTTATACCCGCCGGGGAGTCTTATCTATCATTAACAGTCTCTATGATCCTCTTGGGTTTGTAGCACCAGTTTTAATACAAGGCAAGACCATTCTACGAGAGCTCACTGCTGAGAATTGTGACTGGGATGCGCCATTACCTCGAGACAAAGAGGAAGCTTGGACCTCGTGGAGAGCTTCACTGACAGATTTGTCAAGTCTGATGATACCCAGACCCTACACTGAAACTTCACCATCGACAGCTGTCAACAGAGAATTGTGTGTTTTCTCTGATGCTTCAACAAAAGCTATTGCTGCAGTAGCATATCTTAGAGTCACAAACACTGCTGGAAACCATCATGTGGGGTTTGTCATGGGAAAGGCCAAGCTGGCTCCTCGTCCAGACCACACAATCCCGAGATTGGAGctctgtgcagcagtactggctgTTGAGTTGTCAGACCTGATCTCAGCAGAACTTGATCTTCAGCTTAATGCTGTGACTTATTACACAGATAGCAAGGTGGTTCTGGGCTACATTTGCAATGAGACTAGGCGATTTTATGTGTACGTAAGCAATCGAGTCCTGCGCATTCGAAGATCCTCCAGTCCACGCCAGTGGCGCTACGTGGCCACAAACCAGAACCCTGCAGACCATGCAACACGTTCGGTTGCTGCGGGCACTTTAAAAGACACCAACTGGCTTAGTGGACCCAAGTTTTTGTCCAAACCAGAGCAAGATGTCCCTGGCATCACCTTTGATCTTGTGGAACCAGGTTCAGATCCAGACATCCGACCGTTTGTGTCTACATTAAGCACTGCCACAGCATCCAAGCAACTTGGGTCCCAACGATTCACCAAGTTTTCTTCGTGGCGGTCACTGACTCGTGCAATCGCCCATCTGAAACATATTGCCAGTTGCTACAACATGATCACAACGAACAGACTTTGTAAGGGCTGGCATCTTTGCAAGACAGGATTGAGTGTTGAGGAATCCACCCAGGCCTCAGACATCATCATTCGATCAGTCCAAGAAGAGGTTTATGGTGAGGAGATCAAATGTATCATGGTACACAAAGAGGTTCCCAGAAGTAGTCCTCTGAAAAGTCTCGATCCCTTTATTGATGCACATGGCCTACTAAGAGTCGGAGGTCGTCTTAACTATTCAAGCCTTGCTCAGAGTGAGAAGACTCCTGTGATTATTCCAGGGAATCATCATATTGCGACCCTGCTCATTAGAAAGTACCACGAACAAGTTCACCATCAAGGGCGACTCTTTACGGAAGGGGCTGTCCATTCAGCTGGGTTGTGGATTGTTGGTGGCAAGAGAAAAGTGAGCAGCATCATCTACCGATGTGTGACATGCAGAAGACTCAGAGCTCCAGCAAGCTGTCAAAAAATGGCCAGCCTTCCGGCAGATCATCTTTCAACAGACCCTCCCTTCACAAATGTTGGCCTTGATGTGTTTGGTCCTTGGAGTGTTTCTGCACGCCGGACTAGAGGAGGCCTCTCACACAGCAAAAGGTGGGCCGTGATTTTTACATGTATGAGCGTAAGAGCAGTACATATTGAAGTCATAGAATCCCTCGACACGTCCAGCTTTATCAACGCATTAAGGCGGTTTCTAGCAGTCAGAGGTCCAGTCAAAAGTATTCGATCAGACAGAGGCACTAACTTCGTGGGTGCTTGTCAGGCCTTGAAGATACCTTCTAACATCGACCACAATGGTGTCAAGTCTTACCTGTCAGCCCAAGGATGCTCTTGGACATTCAACCCTCCATATGCCTCCCACTTTGGTGGAACGTGGGAAAGGATGATTGGTCTGGCTAGAAGGATTCTTGACTCCATGTTCCTCCAGCTCAAAGGTAAGCttacccatgaagtgttggtaacTTTCATGGCAGAAGTAGCAGGCATTATTAATGCCCGACCTCTTGTTCCTGTAACAACTGACCCCGACAACTCATTCATTCTTACGCCAGCTGCTCTTCTAACACAGAAGGTAAACTGTGTTcctgctcctccaggagagtTTGGACCCTCTGACCTCTACAAGCATCAGTGGAGACAAGTCCAGCACCTGTCCAACACCTTCTGGGACAGGTGGCGCAAGCAGTTCCTTCCAACATTGCAATCACGTAGGAAGTGGCAGTCATCTAACCCAAACATTAAGCCAGGGGATGTTGTTCTCCTCAAAGACAGCCAAGTACAAAGAAATAAGTGGCCACTTGGTCTGATAACACAGACCTCCCAAAGCAAAGATGGTAAAGTTCGCCAGGTCGAGGTCAAGGTCATCAAGCCCGGCGGAGAAACATTGTTTGTCAGACCCATTACAGAAATAGTACTTCTTCTGGCTCCAAATGTCTAG
- the LOC107393015 gene encoding uncharacterized protein isoform X2: MLDRSCSKICLVKVYPAGKREKAVKLYAILDEQSNRSLVGSQFFEVFGDRSPSAPYILRTCAGVKESSGRRASGYEVESLDGTVRIPLPSLTECKEIPNNRDEIPTPDIALHHAHVKSLAHLIPDLDPNAQIMLLLGRDVIRVHKVRKQVNGSHNQPYAQKLDLGWVVVGNVCLGSVHRPSAISSFYTNTTELQRPSIFNPCPNVFCVKERYSVTQVANHLPTCSEQESTCDVDHLGCNVFKRTKEDNQVAPSIQDASFMKIMKDGLQKDTNNSWVAPLPFKSPCQQLPNNKPQALKRLKSLIHNFERKPEMKEHFLSFMEQMFKNGHAELAPPLGEEEERWYLPTFGVYHPKKPKKIRIVFDSSARFNGVSLNDVLLTGPDLNNTLLGVLIRFRKEAVAFSADIEQMFYFFLVREEDRNFLRFLWFRDNDLSKDIVDYRMTVHVFGNSPSPAVAIYGLHQSVQVSEFQVDPDVKHFVMRDFYVDDGLKSLPTVEAAIDLLKKTQDVLSRSNLRLHKIAANKTEVMRAFPSRDYASDLKDLDLDADTVQMQRRLGLNWNLQTDCFVFSVSQETKPYTRRGVLSIINSLYDPLGFVAPVLIQGKTILRELTAENCDWDAPLPRDKEEAWTSWRASLTDLSSLMIPRPYTETSPSTAVNRELCVFSDASTKAIAAVAYLRVTNTAGNHHVGFVMGKAKLAPRPDHTIPRLELCAAVLAVELSDLISAELDLQLNAVTYYTDSKVVLGYICNETRRFYVYVSNRVLRIRRSSSPRQWRYVATNQNPADHATRSVAAGTLKDTNWLSGPKFLSKPEQDVPGITFDLVEPGSDPDIRPFVSTLSTATASKQLGSQRFTKFSSWRSLTRAIAHLKHIASCYNMITTNRLCKGWHLCKTGLSVEESTQASDIIIRSVQEEVYGEEIKCIMVHKEVPRSSPLKSLDPFIDAHGLLRVGGRLNYSSLAQSEKTPVIIPGNHHIATLLIRKYHEQVHHQGRLFTEGAVHSAGLWIVGGKRKVSSIIYRCVTCRRLRAPASCQKMASLPADHLSTDPPFTNVGLDVFGPWSVSARRTRGGLSHSKRWAVIFTCMSVRAVHIEVIESLDTSSFINALRRFLAVRGPVKSIRSDRGTNFVGACQALKIPSNIDHNGVKSYLSAQGCSWTFNPPYASHFGGTWERMIGLARRILDSMFLQLKGKLTHEVLVTFMAEVAGIINARPLVPVTTDPDNSFILTPAALLTQKVNCVPAPPGEFGPSDLYKHQWRQVQHLSNTFWDRWRKQFLPTLQSRRKWQSSNPNIKPGDVVLLKDSQVQRNKWPLGLITQTSQSKDGKVRQVEVKVIKPGGETLFVRPITEIVLLLAPNV, from the coding sequence ATGTTGGACCGATCCTGTTCCAAAATATGCCTCGTGAAGGTATATCCAGCTGGGAAAAGAGAAAAAGCAGTAAAGCTGTATGCAATTTTGGATGAGCAAAGCAACAGGTCTTTAGTTGGCTCACAATTTTTTGAAGTGTTTGGTGACAGAAGCCCAAGTGCGCCGTACATACTGAGAACATGTGCAGGAGTAAAAGAATCATCAGGAAGGAGGGCAAGTGGATATGAGGTGGAATCTCTTGATGGGACAGTCCGTATTCCATTACCCAGTCTCACAGAATGCAAGGAAATCCCCAACAATAGGGATGAGATTCCAACCCCTGATATCGCTCTTCATCATGCACATGTAAAGTCACTGGCACACCTCATCCCAGATCTGGACCCAAATGCCCAGATCATGCTTCTCTTAGGGCGGGACGTTATCAGAGTACATAAAGTCCGCAAGCAGGTGAATGGTTCACACAACCAGCCCTATGCTCAGAAGTTAGATCTGGGGTGGGTTGTTGTGGGCAATGTGTGTCTCGGCAGTGTCCATAGGCCATCAGCAATCAGCTCCTTCTACACAAATACCACAGAGCTGCAGAGGCCATCTATCTTTAACCCGTGCCCCAATGTGTTTTGTGTTAAAGAAAGGTACAGCGTCACCCAGGTTGCAAACCATCTTCCAACATGTTCTGAACAAGAGTCCACCTGTGATGTTGACCATCTTGGATGCAATGTGTTCAAAAGGACCAAAGAGGATAACCAAGTTGCTCCTTCGATTCAGGACGCTTCATTCATGAAAATAATGAAGGATGGACTACAGAAAGACACAAATAACAGCTGGGTAGCCCCATTACCCTTCAAGAGTCCTTGTCAGCAGCTTCCTAACAACAAGCCTCAGGCACTGAAGCGTCTCAAGTCTCTCATTCACAACTTTGAGAGGAAGCCTGAAATGAAGGAACACTTCCTTAGCTTCATGGAACAGATGTTCAAAAATGGTCATGCAGAGTTGGCTCCTCCGTTGGGTGAGGAGGAAGAGCGATGGTATTTACCAACATTTGGTGTGTACCAtcccaagaaaccaaagaagatcAGAATAGTTTTTGACTCCAGTGCTCGATTCAATGGTGTGTCACTCAACGATGTGCTGTTGACGGGGCCTGACCTGAACAACACACTGCTGGGTGTATTGATTCGCTTTAGAAAGGAAGCTGTTGCATTCTCAGCAGACATAGAACAAATGTTCTACTTTTTCTTGGTCAGAGAAGAGGACAGAAACTTCTTGAGGTTTCTATGGTTCCGTGATAACGACCTCTCCAAAGACATCGTGGACTACCGCATGACAGTCCACGTGTTTGGGAATAGCCCCTCGCCTGCGGTGGCTATTTACGGCCTGCATCAATCCGTTCAGGTCAGTGAGTTCCAGGTTGACCCTGATGTAAAGCATTTTGTGATGCGAGACTTTTATGTAGATGATGGGTTGAAGTCTCTGCCTACAGTCGAAGCAGCTATCGACTTGTTAAAGAAGACACAGGATGTCCTCTCCAGATCTAACCTGAGGTTGCATAAGATTGCAGCAAACAAGACGGAGGTCATGAGAGCCTTTCCTTCAAGAGACTATGCAAGTGACCTTAAAGATCTTGACCTCGATGCAGACACAGTGCAGATGCAACGCCGTCTCGGGCTCAACTGGAACCTTCAAACAGATTGCTTTGTCTTCAGTGTCTCTCAGGAGACAAAACCTTATACCCGCCGGGGAGTCTTATCTATCATTAACAGTCTCTATGATCCTCTTGGGTTTGTAGCACCAGTTTTAATACAAGGCAAGACCATTCTACGAGAGCTCACTGCTGAGAATTGTGACTGGGATGCGCCATTACCTCGAGACAAAGAGGAAGCTTGGACCTCGTGGAGAGCTTCACTGACAGATTTGTCAAGTCTGATGATACCCAGACCCTACACTGAAACTTCACCATCGACAGCTGTCAACAGAGAATTGTGTGTTTTCTCTGATGCTTCAACAAAAGCTATTGCTGCAGTAGCATATCTTAGAGTCACAAACACTGCTGGAAACCATCATGTGGGGTTTGTCATGGGAAAGGCCAAGCTGGCTCCTCGTCCAGACCACACAATCCCGAGATTGGAGctctgtgcagcagtactggctgTTGAGTTGTCAGACCTGATCTCAGCAGAACTTGATCTTCAGCTTAATGCTGTGACTTATTACACAGATAGCAAGGTGGTTCTGGGCTACATTTGCAATGAGACTAGGCGATTTTATGTGTACGTAAGCAATCGAGTCCTGCGCATTCGAAGATCCTCCAGTCCACGCCAGTGGCGCTACGTGGCCACAAACCAGAACCCTGCAGACCATGCAACACGTTCGGTTGCTGCGGGCACTTTAAAAGACACCAACTGGCTTAGTGGACCCAAGTTTTTGTCCAAACCAGAGCAAGATGTCCCTGGCATCACCTTTGATCTTGTGGAACCAGGTTCAGATCCAGACATCCGACCGTTTGTGTCTACATTAAGCACTGCCACAGCATCCAAGCAACTTGGGTCCCAACGATTCACCAAGTTTTCTTCGTGGCGGTCACTGACTCGTGCAATCGCCCATCTGAAACATATTGCCAGTTGCTACAACATGATCACAACGAACAGACTTTGTAAGGGCTGGCATCTTTGCAAGACAGGATTGAGTGTTGAGGAATCCACCCAGGCCTCAGACATCATCATTCGATCAGTCCAAGAAGAGGTTTATGGTGAGGAGATCAAATGTATCATGGTACACAAAGAGGTTCCCAGAAGTAGTCCTCTGAAAAGTCTCGATCCCTTTATTGATGCACATGGCCTACTAAGAGTCGGAGGTCGTCTTAACTATTCAAGCCTTGCTCAGAGTGAGAAGACTCCTGTGATTATTCCAGGGAATCATCATATTGCGACCCTGCTCATTAGAAAGTACCACGAACAAGTTCACCATCAAGGGCGACTCTTTACGGAAGGGGCTGTCCATTCAGCTGGGTTGTGGATTGTTGGTGGCAAGAGAAAAGTGAGCAGCATCATCTACCGATGTGTGACATGCAGAAGACTCAGAGCTCCAGCAAGCTGTCAAAAAATGGCCAGCCTTCCGGCAGATCATCTTTCAACAGACCCTCCCTTCACAAATGTTGGCCTTGATGTGTTTGGTCCTTGGAGTGTTTCTGCACGCCGGACTAGAGGAGGCCTCTCACACAGCAAAAGGTGGGCCGTGATTTTTACATGTATGAGCGTAAGAGCAGTACATATTGAAGTCATAGAATCCCTCGACACGTCCAGCTTTATCAACGCATTAAGGCGGTTTCTAGCAGTCAGAGGTCCAGTCAAAAGTATTCGATCAGACAGAGGCACTAACTTCGTGGGTGCTTGTCAGGCCTTGAAGATACCTTCTAACATCGACCACAATGGTGTCAAGTCTTACCTGTCAGCCCAAGGATGCTCTTGGACATTCAACCCTCCATATGCCTCCCACTTTGGTGGAACGTGGGAAAGGATGATTGGTCTGGCTAGAAGGATTCTTGACTCCATGTTCCTCCAGCTCAAAGGTAAGCttacccatgaagtgttggtaacTTTCATGGCAGAAGTAGCAGGCATTATTAATGCCCGACCTCTTGTTCCTGTAACAACTGACCCCGACAACTCATTCATTCTTACGCCAGCTGCTCTTCTAACACAGAAGGTAAACTGTGTTcctgctcctccaggagagtTTGGACCCTCTGACCTCTACAAGCATCAGTGGAGACAAGTCCAGCACCTGTCCAACACCTTCTGGGACAGGTGGCGCAAGCAGTTCCTTCCAACATTGCAATCACGTAGGAAGTGGCAGTCATCTAACCCAAACATTAAGCCAGGGGATGTTGTTCTCCTCAAAGACAGCCAAGTACAAAGAAATAAGTGGCCACTTGGTCTGATAACACAGACCTCCCAAAGCAAAGATGGTAAAGTTCGCCAGGTCGAGGTCAAGGTCATCAAGCCCGGCGGAGAAACATTGTTTGTCAGACCCATTACAGAAATAGTACTTCTTCTGGCTCCAAATGTCTAG